A single region of the Halorussus gelatinilyticus genome encodes:
- a CDS encoding flippase-like domain-containing protein, whose translation MSGRGVEVSVVLPAYNEEATIENTVETTLATLDEFLPSGTFEVIVAEDGCEDRTPEIADRMAAEDERVRHYHSDERLGRGGALNRAFEAADGETLVYFDTDLATDMRHLEELVESVRSGEYEFATGSRWMPGEEASRPAKRDVASRGFNGLTRTFLGSKMRDHQCGFKAFDRTALFDVLNEVEDEHWFWDTEVLVRAQRRGYDIKEFAVDWEPKGDSKVDIVRDVFGMGSQIMRCWWEFTVQPRITKRVSIAAGIFMTVVAVLLMSRYLPLNEVLNRMSQADPMLVGLAALVYVISWPLRGTRYRDILEELGYTEDADFLTGAIFVSQTGNLVFPARAGDAVRAYVVKARRSIPYPTGFASLAVERVFDLLTITMLAGVVLLGLALTGATGGLESTLFGSAPSGGESASKYGAAGQTALYVAGGVGLAAILAVGAIVLSARSDRNLVRGVVSGLSNDSYADYVTGVIERFTGDVQTVAGNRSAFLTVGASSLAIWTLDVLTALLVLTAFPSVSLPIPMLVAVCFFAVSVGNLAKVLPLSPGGVGLYEGAFTLLVVGLTPIGWSIALGAAILDHAVKNIITLVGGVASMFWLNVSLTTAVEESKDARAAAEPTDD comes from the coding sequence ATGAGCGGCCGTGGAGTCGAGGTGAGCGTCGTCCTTCCCGCCTACAACGAGGAGGCGACCATCGAGAACACTGTCGAGACGACGCTCGCCACGCTAGACGAATTCCTCCCCTCCGGGACCTTCGAAGTCATCGTCGCCGAGGACGGGTGCGAGGACCGAACGCCCGAAATCGCCGACCGGATGGCGGCCGAAGACGAGCGAGTCCGCCACTACCACAGCGACGAGCGGTTGGGCCGGGGAGGAGCATTGAATCGTGCCTTCGAGGCCGCGGACGGCGAGACGTTGGTGTACTTCGACACCGACCTCGCCACCGACATGCGCCACCTCGAAGAACTGGTCGAGAGCGTCCGGTCGGGCGAGTACGAGTTCGCCACCGGGTCGCGCTGGATGCCCGGCGAGGAGGCTAGTAGACCCGCGAAACGCGACGTAGCGAGTCGGGGGTTCAACGGACTGACACGGACCTTTCTCGGGTCGAAGATGCGCGACCATCAGTGCGGGTTCAAGGCCTTCGACCGGACCGCGCTGTTCGACGTACTGAACGAGGTCGAGGACGAACACTGGTTCTGGGACACCGAAGTCCTCGTGCGCGCACAGCGCCGGGGCTACGACATCAAGGAGTTCGCGGTCGATTGGGAACCGAAGGGCGACTCGAAGGTCGATATCGTCCGGGACGTGTTCGGGATGGGAAGCCAAATCATGCGCTGTTGGTGGGAGTTCACGGTCCAACCGCGCATCACCAAGCGCGTCTCCATCGCGGCGGGCATCTTCATGACCGTCGTCGCGGTCCTCCTGATGAGCCGGTACCTCCCGCTGAACGAGGTTCTAAATCGGATGAGTCAGGCCGACCCGATGCTGGTCGGTCTCGCCGCGCTGGTCTACGTGATTTCGTGGCCCCTGCGCGGGACGCGCTATCGCGACATCCTCGAAGAACTGGGGTACACCGAGGACGCGGACTTCCTGACGGGGGCGATATTCGTCAGTCAGACCGGCAACCTCGTGTTCCCCGCCCGAGCGGGTGACGCGGTTCGAGCCTACGTCGTGAAGGCCCGCCGGTCGATTCCCTACCCGACCGGCTTCGCCTCGCTGGCGGTCGAGCGCGTCTTCGACCTGCTGACCATCACGATGCTCGCGGGCGTCGTCCTGCTGGGCCTCGCGCTGACGGGCGCGACCGGCGGTCTCGAATCGACGCTGTTCGGGTCGGCTCCCTCGGGGGGCGAATCCGCCAGCAAGTACGGCGCGGCCGGACAGACCGCCCTCTACGTCGCGGGCGGCGTCGGACTCGCGGCCATCCTCGCGGTCGGGGCTATCGTGCTGAGCGCCCGGTCGGACCGCAACCTCGTCCGCGGGGTCGTCTCGGGACTCAGCAACGACTCGTACGCCGACTACGTGACCGGCGTCATCGAGCGGTTCACCGGCGACGTCCAGACCGTCGCGGGCAACCGGAGCGCCTTCCTCACCGTCGGCGCGTCGAGTCTCGCCATCTGGACGCTCGACGTGCTGACCGCGCTGCTCGTCCTGACCGCGTTCCCGAGCGTCTCGCTCCCGATTCCGATGCTCGTGGCGGTGTGTTTCTTCGCGGTCAGCGTGGGCAACCTCGCCAAGGTCCTGCCGCTGTCGCCCGGCGGCGTCGGTCTGTACGAGGGTGCCTTCACCCTGCTCGTGGTCGGCCTGACGCCCATCGGTTGGAGCATCGCGCTGGGCGCGGCCATCCTCGACCACGCCGTGAAGAACATTATAACGCTCGTCGGCGGCGTCGCTTCGATGTTCTGGCTAAACGTCTCGCTCACGACCGCGGTCGAGGAGAGCAAGGACGCGCGGGCCGCCGCGGAACCGACCGACGACTGA
- a CDS encoding transcription initiation factor IIB encodes MSDVTTRVKRTDAEEEVEEESEQSTACPECNGNLISDTEHGETVCEECGLVVDEDQVDRGPEWRAFDSKEKNEKSRVGAPTTNTMHDKGLSTNIDWRNKDAYGNSLGSRQREKMQRLRKWNERFRTRDSKERNLKQALGEIDRMASALGLPNNVRETASVIYRRALDEDLLPGRSIEGVSTACVYAAARQAGVPRSLDEIADVSRVEKSEVARTYRYVVRELNLEVKPADPESYVPRFASGLDLSDEAEHRARELLKTAKEKGVHSGKSPVGLAAAAVYAAALLTNEKTTQAEVSEVADISEVTIRNRYHELLEAEEAPAMA; translated from the coding sequence ATGTCAGACGTAACTACGCGAGTCAAGCGAACCGACGCAGAGGAAGAGGTCGAAGAGGAATCCGAGCAGTCTACCGCCTGCCCCGAGTGCAACGGTAACCTCATCTCGGACACCGAACACGGCGAGACCGTCTGCGAGGAGTGCGGTCTGGTCGTGGACGAAGACCAAGTCGATCGCGGCCCCGAGTGGCGCGCGTTCGACTCGAAAGAGAAGAACGAGAAGAGCCGGGTCGGTGCGCCGACGACCAACACGATGCACGACAAGGGTCTCTCGACCAACATCGACTGGCGGAACAAGGACGCCTACGGCAACTCGCTGGGGTCCCGCCAGCGCGAGAAGATGCAACGCCTGCGCAAGTGGAACGAGCGGTTCCGCACCCGCGACTCCAAGGAGCGCAATCTCAAGCAGGCGCTCGGCGAAATCGACCGCATGGCCTCCGCGCTCGGCCTGCCGAACAACGTCCGGGAGACCGCCTCGGTCATCTACCGCCGCGCGCTCGACGAGGACCTCCTGCCCGGGCGCTCCATCGAGGGCGTCTCGACGGCCTGCGTCTACGCCGCGGCGCGACAGGCGGGCGTCCCGCGAAGTCTGGACGAAATCGCCGACGTGAGTCGGGTCGAGAAGAGCGAGGTCGCCCGGACGTACCGCTACGTGGTCCGGGAACTCAACCTCGAAGTCAAGCCCGCCGACCCCGAGAGCTACGTCCCGCGGTTCGCCTCCGGACTCGACCTCTCTGACGAGGCCGAACACCGCGCCCGCGAACTGCTCAAGACGGCCAAGGAAAAGGGCGTCCACAGCGGCAAGTCGCCGGTCGGTCTCGCCGCGGCCGCCGTCTACGCCGCCGCGCTCCTGACCAACGAGAAGACCACGCAGGCCGAGGTCAGCGAGGTCGCCGACATCAGCGAGGTCACCATCCGCAACCGCTACCACGAACTGCTGGAGGCCGAAGAGGCCCCCGCGATGGCCTGA
- a CDS encoding winged helix-turn-helix transcriptional regulator: MVERSEVDENKRATLRRFAVLGAATPLASFRAEADSGESEARDAIAGYVATTPGAHFSKVRDDLKLGTGEAQHHLRQLLDAGVVESRRDGDYRRFYPAEQFSSFEQVALGYLRRDTPRGMLVELLRDPSATGSDLADALDVSRPTVSKYAADLEDAGLLDREDGYAVRNPETIITLLVRYADSFGETAAAFAAEADGFISFDP, translated from the coding sequence ATGGTTGAGCGCTCCGAAGTGGATGAAAATAAGCGGGCGACGCTCCGACGGTTCGCGGTCTTGGGGGCCGCGACGCCGTTGGCTTCGTTCCGCGCCGAGGCCGACAGCGGCGAGAGCGAAGCCCGAGACGCGATTGCGGGCTACGTCGCGACGACGCCGGGCGCGCACTTCTCGAAGGTCCGTGACGACTTGAAACTGGGGACGGGGGAGGCACAGCATCACCTCCGACAGCTCCTCGACGCGGGCGTCGTCGAGAGCCGACGAGACGGTGACTACCGCCGGTTCTACCCGGCAGAACAGTTCTCCTCGTTCGAACAGGTCGCACTGGGCTACCTCCGCCGGGACACCCCGCGGGGGATGCTCGTCGAGTTACTGCGCGACCCCTCGGCGACCGGTAGCGACCTCGCCGACGCGCTGGACGTGTCGAGACCGACGGTGAGCAAGTACGCCGCCGACCTCGAAGACGCCGGGCTGTTGGACCGCGAGGACGGCTACGCGGTCCGGAACCCGGAGACGATTATCACCCTGTTAGTCCGGTACGCCGACTCGTTCGGCGAGACCGCCGCGGCGTTCGCGGCCGAAGCGGACGGGTTCATCTCGTTCGACCCGTAG
- the yjjX gene encoding inosine/xanthosine triphosphatase: MRVGVGSTNPVKCAATESALTDFPGTVVESVAVESGVSEQPVGERETVAGAENRARNVLDAGDYDLGVGLEGGVADVEGTDGLFLIMWAAATDGERVGHGAGPRLRLPESIAGRVRDGEELGPVMDDVLDMENVAKKQGAAGALTGHVIDREGALKQALAGALGPFVTELYD; encoded by the coding sequence ATGCGAGTCGGCGTCGGAAGCACCAATCCCGTGAAGTGCGCCGCAACCGAGTCCGCCCTGACCGACTTCCCCGGCACGGTCGTCGAGTCGGTCGCCGTCGAGTCGGGCGTGAGCGAGCAACCGGTCGGCGAGCGCGAGACCGTCGCAGGGGCGGAGAACCGCGCTCGGAACGTCCTCGACGCGGGCGACTACGACCTCGGCGTCGGACTGGAGGGCGGCGTCGCCGACGTCGAGGGCACCGACGGACTCTTCTTGATAATGTGGGCGGCCGCGACCGACGGCGAGCGAGTCGGCCACGGTGCCGGCCCGCGACTCCGCCTCCCCGAGTCCATCGCGGGCCGGGTCCGCGACGGCGAAGAGCTGGGTCCGGTGATGGACGACGTACTGGACATGGAGAACGTGGCGAAGAAGCAGGGCGCGGCGGGCGCGCTGACCGGCCACGTCATCGACCGCGAGGGTGCCCTGAAACAGGCGTTGGCCGGCGCGCTCGGCCCGTTCGTGACCGAACTGTACGACTGA
- a CDS encoding zinc ribbon domain-containing protein, with protein sequence MTRSNSQKRPWLGALLSFFLPGLGHVYIREWLRSAMWFAFMVSAVLLFVPLPETATTASGSMSAAFDAAMEATQGLSWQEMLPIWVVRLFSAVDAYWLALQSDPEQEEGEQCPHCGKPVDEELDFCQWCTTPLPEREGPNGPTEGNVISR encoded by the coding sequence GTGACTCGTTCCAACTCCCAGAAGCGTCCGTGGCTGGGCGCGCTACTGTCGTTCTTCCTCCCCGGACTCGGGCACGTCTACATCCGGGAGTGGCTCCGCTCGGCGATGTGGTTCGCGTTCATGGTCAGCGCCGTGTTGCTGTTCGTCCCGCTCCCGGAGACGGCGACGACGGCCTCGGGCAGTATGTCGGCCGCGTTCGACGCCGCGATGGAGGCGACGCAGGGGCTGAGTTGGCAGGAGATGCTCCCCATCTGGGTCGTGCGCCTGTTCAGCGCCGTCGATGCCTACTGGCTAGCGCTGCAGAGCGACCCCGAGCAGGAGGAAGGCGAACAGTGCCCTCACTGCGGCAAGCCCGTGGACGAGGAATTGGACTTCTGTCAGTGGTGTACGACGCCCCTGCCCGAGCGCGAGGGTCCCAACGGACCGACCGAAGGCAACGTGATTTCCCGGTGA
- a CDS encoding 3-dehydroquinate synthase II, translating to MTRSVWLKADDAVGDWDDRRKRITAGLEAGVDWVLVDADDVGRVRELGNVNVAAFSDGDAQVIDEAESQAEADAYVVGKNGEGDGTVDLPNDFSGSADLSTLRRDDDRANGAYVRILNEDYEAFAEEAATEADYTVVVGEDWTIIPLENLIARIGEETELVAGVTSAAEAKTAFETLEIGSDAVLLDSDDPDEIRRTVEVRDEAERESVDFEWAEVKTVERTGSADRVCVDTGSLMDHDEGMLVGSMSRGLFFVHAETAESPYVASRPFRVNAGAVHAYVRTPDGGTKYLSELQSGDTVQVVDTDGHTREATVGRVKIEKRPMFRVVAEFEDGDRVETLLQNAETIKIATGEGRKAVTDLEAGDELLVYREGGARHFGEAVEESIIEK from the coding sequence ATGACACGCTCTGTCTGGCTCAAGGCCGACGACGCGGTCGGCGACTGGGACGACCGCCGCAAGCGAATCACGGCGGGACTCGAAGCGGGCGTCGATTGGGTGCTGGTAGACGCCGACGACGTGGGTCGAGTGCGCGAACTCGGCAACGTGAACGTCGCGGCGTTCTCCGACGGCGACGCGCAGGTAATCGACGAGGCCGAGTCGCAGGCCGAGGCCGACGCCTACGTCGTCGGCAAGAACGGAGAGGGCGACGGGACCGTGGACCTCCCCAACGACTTCTCGGGGTCGGCGGACCTCTCGACGCTCCGGCGCGACGACGACCGGGCGAACGGCGCGTACGTCCGGATTCTGAACGAGGACTACGAGGCGTTCGCCGAGGAAGCGGCCACGGAGGCCGACTACACCGTCGTCGTCGGCGAGGACTGGACCATCATCCCGCTGGAGAACCTCATCGCGCGCATCGGCGAGGAGACCGAACTCGTCGCGGGCGTCACCTCGGCGGCGGAGGCCAAGACCGCGTTCGAGACGCTGGAAATCGGGAGCGACGCGGTGTTGCTCGACAGCGACGACCCCGACGAGATTCGCCGGACGGTCGAGGTCCGCGACGAGGCCGAACGCGAGAGCGTGGACTTCGAGTGGGCCGAGGTGAAGACAGTCGAGCGGACCGGGAGCGCCGACCGGGTCTGCGTCGATACGGGGAGCCTGATGGACCACGACGAGGGGATGCTCGTCGGGTCGATGTCGCGGGGCCTCTTCTTCGTCCACGCCGAGACCGCCGAATCGCCGTACGTCGCCTCCCGGCCGTTCCGCGTCAACGCGGGCGCGGTCCACGCCTACGTCCGGACGCCGGACGGCGGCACGAAGTACCTCTCGGAACTCCAGTCGGGCGACACGGTGCAAGTCGTGGACACCGACGGGCACACCCGCGAGGCGACGGTCGGCCGCGTGAAGATAGAGAAGCGCCCGATGTTCCGCGTCGTCGCCGAGTTCGAGGACGGCGACCGCGTGGAGACGCTCCTCCAGAACGCCGAGACCATCAAGATCGCCACCGGCGAGGGCCGCAAGGCCGTCACCGACCTCGAAGCGGGCGACGAACTGCTGGTCTACCGCGAGGGCGGCGCTCGGCACTTCGGCGAGGCGGTCGAGGAGAGCATCATCGAGAAGTAG
- a CDS encoding type I 3-dehydroquinate dehydratase encodes MNFEEFVLAASLADLDAETDARAHADAVEFRMDLASDPLATLGEYDGELPVLATNRAVWEGGEAEDDEARLAELAEAAELACVGAVDVELESLTAGEGERVAERARRAGTRVVASVHDFERTPPKPDLREDLETATRLADVGKLAVTAESRSDVLDLLAITREFDAAGERVATMAMGAPGRHSRAVAPLYGSKIGYAPVAPEDATAPGQYDLETLARLVDDLS; translated from the coding sequence ATGAACTTCGAGGAGTTCGTCCTCGCCGCCAGTCTCGCCGACCTCGACGCCGAGACGGACGCCCGCGCCCACGCCGACGCCGTGGAGTTCCGGATGGACCTCGCCAGCGACCCGCTCGCCACGCTCGGGGAGTACGACGGCGAACTGCCCGTCCTCGCTACCAACCGCGCGGTCTGGGAGGGCGGCGAGGCCGAGGACGACGAGGCCCGCCTCGCCGAGTTGGCCGAAGCCGCGGAACTGGCCTGCGTCGGCGCGGTGGACGTGGAACTGGAGAGCCTCACCGCGGGCGAGGGCGAGCGAGTCGCCGAGCGCGCGCGCCGGGCCGGTACCCGAGTCGTCGCGTCGGTCCACGATTTCGAGCGCACGCCGCCGAAGCCGGACCTGCGTGAGGACCTCGAAACCGCCACCCGACTCGCCGACGTGGGGAAACTCGCGGTCACGGCCGAGAGTCGGAGCGACGTGCTGGACCTGCTCGCCATCACCCGCGAGTTCGACGCTGCGGGCGAGCGGGTGGCGACGATGGCGATGGGCGCGCCCGGACGCCACTCGCGGGCGGTCGCGCCGCTCTACGGGTCGAAAATCGGCTACGCGCCGGTCGCGCCCGAGGACGCGACCGCGCCGGGCCAGTACGACCTCGAAACGCTGGCGCGGTTGGTGGACGACCTGTCGTGA
- a CDS encoding DNA-methyltransferase — METEHRIHVGDAREMTALDDDSVELVVTSPPYPMIAMWDDLFAELDDEIADLLADGDGEAAFEAMHAALNPVWDELSRVLVEGGVAAVNVGDATRSVGDGFQLYPNHAELITRFRERGFDLLPDVLWRKPVNSLTKFMGSGMVPPNAYATLEHEYVLLFRNGDERRSFETGAERRYEAAYFWEERNDWFSDLWTDVQGEGQRLDHDDLRTRSAAFPFEVPYRLVNMYSVYGDTVLDPFWGTGTTSLAAMVAGRDSVGYELSTEFREVFDDRLAKIEAFADEKAGERLDSHREFAEGRDLGYEAENYDFRVKTKQERQLQLYTIESYERDGDCYRVSHEAFGGE; from the coding sequence ATGGAAACCGAACACCGGATTCACGTCGGCGACGCCCGCGAGATGACGGCGCTGGACGACGACTCCGTCGAACTCGTCGTGACCTCGCCGCCGTATCCCATGATCGCGATGTGGGACGACCTGTTTGCGGAGTTGGACGACGAGATAGCGGACCTGCTGGCCGACGGCGACGGCGAGGCCGCCTTCGAGGCGATGCACGCCGCGCTGAACCCGGTCTGGGACGAACTCTCGCGCGTCCTCGTCGAGGGCGGCGTCGCCGCGGTCAACGTCGGGGACGCCACCAGAAGCGTCGGCGACGGCTTCCAACTCTACCCGAACCACGCCGAACTCATCACCAGATTCCGCGAACGGGGCTTCGACCTCCTGCCGGACGTACTGTGGCGCAAGCCGGTCAACAGTCTCACGAAGTTCATGGGGTCGGGGATGGTGCCGCCCAACGCCTACGCGACCCTCGAACACGAGTACGTCCTCCTCTTCCGAAACGGGGACGAGCGCCGGTCGTTCGAGACCGGTGCCGAGCGCCGCTACGAGGCCGCCTACTTCTGGGAGGAGCGCAACGACTGGTTCTCGGACCTCTGGACCGACGTGCAGGGTGAAGGGCAACGACTGGACCACGACGACCTCCGGACGCGCTCGGCGGCGTTCCCCTTCGAGGTCCCCTACCGACTCGTCAACATGTACTCGGTGTACGGCGACACGGTGCTGGACCCCTTCTGGGGCACCGGCACCACTAGTCTCGCCGCGATGGTCGCCGGGCGCGACTCGGTGGGCTACGAACTCAGCACGGAGTTCCGCGAGGTGTTCGACGACCGCCTCGCAAAAATCGAAGCGTTCGCCGACGAGAAGGCCGGCGAGCGCCTCGATTCCCACCGGGAGTTCGCCGAGGGTCGGGACCTCGGCTACGAGGCCGAGAACTACGACTTCCGGGTCAAGACGAAGCAGGAACGCCAGTTGCAGTTGTACACGATCGAGAGCTACGAACGCGACGGCGACTGCTACCGGGTCTCCCACGAGGCTTTCGGCGGAGAATAA
- a CDS encoding NAD-dependent epimerase/dehydratase family protein, which translates to MDTVAVTGGNGELGTALLSALADRGYRTVNLSRGDRRETVADRYLRTDLLDPGEVYGSLARADPDAVAHFGTIPRPDETPGHVTFRSNAQTPYHVLEAAQSLEIETVVLASSLSAMGAGFEDEVRVEYLPVDETHPLTPSNPYGLGKQVAEVVADGFGRREGAPTTVASLRFPLVTTDEELRTVFAEADRSLAGIRDAGFFEKARKTLFAYLHLADAADLAVRALEAEFAGHEVFFGAAEGTTVEAPSAELAELYDAEVRRSFEGYERLIDAGKAEQWLDWSADRSWRE; encoded by the coding sequence ATGGACACCGTGGCAGTCACCGGCGGGAACGGCGAGTTGGGAACCGCCCTCCTCTCGGCGCTCGCGGACCGGGGCTATCGCACCGTCAACTTGAGCAGAGGCGACCGACGGGAGACGGTCGCCGACCGGTACCTCCGCACCGACCTGCTGGACCCCGGCGAGGTGTACGGGTCGCTCGCTCGCGCGGACCCCGACGCCGTGGCCCACTTCGGGACGATTCCGCGCCCGGACGAGACGCCCGGTCACGTCACCTTTCGGAGCAACGCCCAGACGCCGTATCACGTCCTCGAAGCCGCCCAGAGCCTCGAAATCGAGACGGTGGTACTCGCGTCTAGCCTCTCGGCGATGGGCGCGGGCTTCGAGGACGAGGTGCGCGTCGAGTATCTGCCCGTGGACGAGACCCATCCGCTGACGCCCTCGAACCCCTACGGTCTCGGCAAGCAGGTCGCGGAAGTTGTCGCCGACGGGTTCGGCCGCAGGGAGGGCGCGCCGACCACCGTCGCGTCGCTCCGGTTCCCGCTCGTGACGACCGACGAGGAGCTACGGACCGTCTTCGCGGAGGCCGACCGCTCGCTGGCCGGAATTCGAGACGCCGGGTTCTTCGAGAAGGCGCGCAAGACGCTGTTCGCGTACCTCCACCTCGCGGACGCCGCGGACCTCGCGGTCCGGGCGCTGGAGGCGGAGTTCGCGGGCCACGAAGTGTTCTTCGGGGCCGCAGAGGGCACGACGGTCGAAGCGCCGAGTGCGGAACTGGCGGAGCTGTACGACGCCGAGGTCCGCCGGTCGTTCGAGGGGTACGAACGGCTAATCGACGCGGGCAAGGCCGAGCAGTGGCTCGACTGGTCGGCCGACAGGTCGTGGCGCGAGTGA
- a CDS encoding SHOCT domain-containing protein, with the protein MSSNLPGLLSGLVAVATLPLGILVALFAGPKMAAVVFVVGWLLLVPTIALVGEEILPAVRESSDAENAENATPDPLAELKARYARGELTDEEFERRMSNLVETEDVTLDRDRDLDFEQVGKQKPERVRE; encoded by the coding sequence ATGTCCAGCAATCTGCCGGGACTCCTTTCCGGTCTCGTCGCGGTGGCGACGCTTCCGCTCGGCATCCTCGTCGCGCTCTTCGCGGGTCCGAAGATGGCGGCGGTGGTCTTCGTCGTCGGATGGTTACTGCTCGTGCCGACGATTGCGCTGGTCGGCGAGGAAATACTGCCCGCCGTTCGGGAGTCGAGCGACGCGGAGAACGCCGAGAACGCGACGCCGGACCCGCTGGCCGAACTCAAGGCGCGGTACGCTCGCGGGGAACTCACCGACGAGGAGTTCGAGCGCCGAATGAGCAATCTGGTCGAGACCGAAGACGTGACGCTCGACCGCGACCGTGACCTCGACTTCGAGCAGGTCGGCAAGCAGAAGCCCGAGCGCGTCCGCGAGTGA
- a CDS encoding DUF7123 family protein: MSTTATAGTTTLTDKQQRILQYLREKGQMKTYFKSRLIGDELGMTAKEVGANMTAIAEGEFDVDVEKWGYSSSTTWKVTT, encoded by the coding sequence ATGAGCACGACCGCAACTGCTGGCACGACCACCCTGACCGACAAACAACAGCGCATCCTCCAGTACCTCCGAGAGAAGGGCCAGATGAAGACGTACTTCAAGTCCCGACTCATCGGCGACGAACTCGGCATGACCGCCAAGGAGGTCGGTGCGAACATGACCGCCATCGCCGAGGGCGAGTTCGACGTGGACGTAGAGAAGTGGGGCTACTCCTCGTCCACGACGTGGAAGGTCACGACCTGA
- a CDS encoding ArsR/SmtB family transcription factor, translating into MATGESAADLARVFGLLSDETRLDIVRALAERRFEKSDDACLSFSELRGRVGARDAGRFNYHLGQLRGSLVEKTPEGYLLTDEGVTVGALVLDANPLARLA; encoded by the coding sequence ATGGCGACCGGTGAGAGCGCCGCGGACCTCGCGCGAGTGTTCGGGCTGCTGAGCGACGAGACGCGCCTCGACATCGTTCGCGCGCTCGCCGAACGGCGCTTCGAGAAATCGGACGACGCCTGCCTCTCGTTCTCGGAACTCCGGGGTCGCGTCGGCGCGCGCGACGCCGGTCGGTTCAACTACCACCTCGGGCAACTCCGCGGTTCGCTGGTCGAGAAGACGCCGGAGGGCTACCTGCTCACCGACGAGGGCGTCACCGTGGGCGCGCTCGTCCTCGACGCGAATCCGCTGGCGCGACTCGCCTGA
- a CDS encoding helical backbone metal receptor, whose protein sequence is MAVQTDRVAARVVSLAPSATETLRALGATDRLVGATYHCETEVPAVGGWLNPDYDAVADRDPDLVLTADDLQADVTADLRDRGYDVFHAAPTTLSEVVESLADLGAAVGLPDEGEALAERARTRLDRVRRRVPDEGDGSDARPVVYCEEWSEPPMVAGNWVPEVVEVAGGRYPFLDPGERSREVSATEVETADPDHVVIHVCGHGACADPETVTDRDWDLSAIARDDVHVVDDSLLNQPSPRLVEGVERLAALLHPDAFDA, encoded by the coding sequence ATGGCAGTTCAGACCGACCGCGTTGCGGCCCGAGTCGTCTCTCTGGCTCCGAGCGCGACCGAGACCCTGCGGGCGCTCGGTGCGACCGACCGCCTCGTCGGCGCGACCTACCACTGCGAGACCGAGGTCCCCGCAGTCGGCGGGTGGCTCAACCCCGACTACGACGCCGTCGCCGACCGGGACCCGGACCTCGTGTTGACCGCCGACGACTTGCAGGCCGACGTGACCGCCGACCTGCGCGACCGCGGCTACGACGTGTTCCACGCCGCACCGACCACGTTGTCGGAGGTGGTCGAATCCTTAGCCGACCTCGGCGCGGCGGTGGGCCTGCCCGACGAGGGCGAGGCGCTCGCCGAGCGTGCCCGAACACGCCTCGACCGCGTTCGGCGGCGCGTCCCGGACGAGGGCGACGGTTCGGACGCCCGGCCCGTGGTCTACTGCGAGGAGTGGTCCGAACCCCCGATGGTCGCGGGCAACTGGGTGCCCGAAGTGGTCGAGGTCGCGGGCGGACGCTACCCGTTCCTCGACCCCGGCGAGCGCTCCCGCGAGGTCTCGGCGACCGAGGTCGAGACCGCCGACCCGGACCACGTCGTCATCCACGTCTGCGGCCACGGGGCCTGCGCGGACCCCGAGACCGTCACCGACCGCGACTGGGACCTCTCGGCGATAGCTCGCGACGACGTCCACGTCGTGGACGACTCGCTGCTGAACCAGCCGAGTCCGCGCCTCGTGGAGGGCGTCGAACGACTCGCCGCCCTCCTGCATCCCGACGCGTTCGACGCGTGA